From Domibacillus sp. DTU_2020_1001157_1_SI_ALB_TIR_016, a single genomic window includes:
- a CDS encoding universal stress protein: MYSHIILAADGSEHSYRAAEHAAAIAGASSSCTVTIVFVPRPDKSKGASLQQERMNAVQWEWRDKLARHEALFTGKEIPYSVLVREGDPGPAIVKYANAQKADLIILGSRGLNHLQQFVLGSVSHKVMKRVNCPVMIVK, encoded by the coding sequence ATGTATTCACATATTATTTTGGCAGCGGACGGTTCAGAGCATTCGTATCGTGCTGCCGAGCATGCTGCGGCGATAGCGGGTGCTTCTTCTTCATGTACGGTTACGATTGTGTTTGTTCCAAGGCCTGATAAATCAAAAGGAGCTTCTTTGCAGCAGGAACGCATGAATGCGGTTCAGTGGGAATGGCGGGACAAACTGGCTCGTCACGAAGCCCTTTTTACAGGAAAGGAAATTCCATATTCCGTCTTGGTACGGGAAGGAGATCCGGGTCCCGCTATTGTGAAGTACGCCAATGCCCAAAAGGCGGACCTGATTATTCTCGGCAGCAGGGGACTAAACCATCTTCAGCAGTTCGTTCTTGGCAGCGTAAGCCACAAAGTGATGAAACGGGTCAACTGTCCCGTGATGATCGTAAAATAA